A stretch of the Acyrthosiphon pisum isolate AL4f chromosome A2, pea_aphid_22Mar2018_4r6ur, whole genome shotgun sequence genome encodes the following:
- the LOC100570099 gene encoding E3 ubiquitin-protein ligase TRAIP-like — MLASCSLCDDYFTGIHPESIHTTYCGHVFHYECLMTWIQRSQTCPHCLSKVTKMQTIKLYFHSNSNLSIKEDISSLTHQVQSLTYENTLKEEEIKKLLTITKKDKEKVAALKKHVKDVQDEIRGHQTIVFSLQESVRYFLSECKKSNRYKLEAEELKKDLVKYQSINSILYGTVADSQEAVSLFKKKTDIQTLCLLITSFKKEIQTLKESNRDLETKFSQCITKYMEFKRHILCNVNSKQSMNAQVMEKLKSGITDFEADIERLQKKCENLKSLVQANDDTPRRTELRKRIVYESPALDLSITPSLEKGSKTVINSPENSVSSMEQPKGQLKPHIKEQSSSQCVNTFMPKSPRRPIGFMRPPLTTKSVSANNVPKSMVVSSSLDEEMYDGLACRSKPDAYPSGQKPVTRKRKYKIN, encoded by the exons ATGTTAGCATCTTGTTCATTATGTGACGATTATTTCACCGGAATTCATCCTGAATCAATTCATACAACATATTGTGGTCATGTTTTCCACTACGAATGTCTCATGACATGGATTCAAAG ATCGCAAACATGTCCACATTGTCTGTCAAAAGTAACCAAAATgcaaactattaaattatattttcacagcaattcaaatttaagtataaaagaaGACATATCTTCACTGACACACCAAGTGCAATCACTTACATATGAAAATACTCTGAAGgaagaagaaataaaaaaattgttaactatAACCAAAAAAGATAAAGAAAAAGTAGCTGCATTaaa GAAACATGTCAAAGATGTGCAAGACGAAATACGAGGCCATCAAACAATTGTATTCAGTTTGCAAGAAAGTGTGCGTTATTTTTTATCTGAATGCAAAAAATCTAATCGCTACAAACTTGAAgctgaagaattaaaaaaagatttggTTAAATACCAATC aataaacagtatattatatggaacAGTTGCGGATTCTCAAGAAGCTGTatctttgtttaaaaaaaagactgATATTCAAACTCTATGTTTACTTATAACCTCTTTTAAaaa AGAAATTCAGACTTTAAAAGAAAGTAATAGAGATTTAGAAACTAAGTTTTCACAATGTATCACTAAATACATGGAATTTAAAAGACATATTTTGTGCAATGTAAATTCAAAACAATCCATGAATGCCCAAGTAATGGA aaaattgaaatCAGGAATTACTGATTTTGAAGCAGATATTGAAAGActgcaaaaaaaatgtgaaaatttaaaatctttggTGCAAGCAAATGATGATACTCCAAGAAGAACTGAATTACGTAAAAGAATAGTATACGAAAGTCCAGCTCTTGATTTGTCCATTACTCCAAGTTTAGAAAAA GGTTCAAAAACAGTTATAAACTCTCCAGAAAATTCAGTTTCCTCAATGGAACAACCAAAAGGTCAATTAAAGCCACATATTAAAGAACAATCATCATCAcaatgt GTCAACACATTTATGCCAAAAAGTCCTCGAAGACCAATTGGATTTATGAGACCACCTTTAACTACTAAATCGGTAAGTGCAAATAATGTACCAAAATCTATGGTCGTTTCGAGTAGTTTAGATGAAGAAATGTATGATGGTCTTGCTTGTCGTTCGAAACCAGATGCGTACCCTAGCGGACAGAAACCAGTAACtagaaaacgaaaatataaaataaattag
- the LOC100569763 gene encoding uncharacterized protein LOC100569763, with translation MASKWRIFRKPIIAREDMVNAITKATIILHNFIKKSEKNAGVRYYCSASDIDKTQNCDWTQSEIGALAPIGHTGSNMHSKNAKIIRNKLKDNFSGEGAISFQYDRVLR, from the exons ATGGCATCCAAATGGCGTATTTTCAGGAAGCCTATAATAGCTAGAGAAGATATGGTTAACGCTATAACAAAAgctactattattttacataattttattaaaaagtcaGAAAAAAACGCAG GTGTTCGTTATTATTGTAGTGCTTCAGATATTGACAAAACACAAAATTGTGACTGGACGCAAAGTGAAATAGGTGCATTAGCCCCTATTGGCCATACAGGAAGTAACATGCActctaaaaatgcaaaaataataaggaataaacttaaagataatttttctgGTGAAGGGGCAATTTCGTTTCAATATGATAGAGTCTTGAGATGA
- the LOC100569664 gene encoding uncharacterized protein LOC100569664 has product MKPGQVIGVLCNVCKQIIKITDKNHICTFAERPVFQPIKPKTQRTPISTTISTPISTTISTPISTTISTPISTNKFQKFNDDFLSLTHETEYLEEVIEQKEPEHDDDDDVEMLSTLINAIRQRHPLWDHRLPLSARFEPIKKSLWNEIYVELNGEYTIDILKKKWRYLREKYTRENKKPKSGSGSEKRRSWVHMQSLQFLDDISTKNKKTSSNFSLTSDIPEINSEVTPCKRKRDELSFHEAILNEIQASRPIPPQPYYEQPQEADNEDTSFAKYIINIMKHIPKKQKIALQSEFISKLVQYIDD; this is encoded by the exons ATGAAGCCGGGCCAAGTCATA GGAGTGCTGTGCAATGTTTGCAAACAGATAATCAAAATAActgataaaaatcatatttgcacatttg CTGAACGCCCAGTTTTCCAACCAATAAAACCAAAAA CTCAACGGACACCCATTTCGACAACCATTTCAACACCTATTTCGACAACCATTTCAACACCCATTTCGACAACCATTTCAACACCcatttcaacaaataaattccaaaaatttaatgatgattttttaaGCCTTACGCATGAAACAGAATATCTCGAAGAAGTAATTGAACAGAAAGAACCAGAACacgatgatgacgatgatgtaGAAATGTTGTCGACATTAATAAATGCAATTCGTCAACGTCATCCTTTGTGGGACCATAGGCTTCCTTTATCGGCTAGATTCGAACCCATAAAAAAATCGTTGTGGAATGAAATATATGTCGAATTAAATG gtgaatatactattgatattttaaaaaaaaaatggagataTTTAAGGGAAAAATATACtagagaaaataaaaaaccaaaaagtgGCAGTGGTAGTGAAAAAAGAAGAAGTTGGGTACATATGCAATCTTTGCAGTTTTTGGATGATATcagcacaaaaaataaaaa AACCTCCAGCAACTTTTCACTTACTTCTGATATTCCAGAAATAAATTCAGAAGTTACACCatgtaaaa GGAAGAGAGATGAATTATCCTTTCATGAAGCCATCCTAAACGAAATTCAAGCATCCAGGCCAATACCACCACAACCATATTATGAACAGCCTCAAGAAGCTGATAATGAAGACACTAGTTttgctaaatatattattaacattatgaaACACATAcctaaaaaacagaaaatcgcCCTTCAAAGTGAATTTATTTCAAAGTTGGTACAGTATATTGAtgactaa